One part of the Phragmites australis chromosome 3, lpPhrAust1.1, whole genome shotgun sequence genome encodes these proteins:
- the LOC133911975 gene encoding uncharacterized protein LOC133911975 isoform X2 → MACCCLRAAAAPRLLFYRAAASLRLPSPLAVFRKGFSDQSVLPITDSVENFQGPSVQTTPRIPLYDDSISSGISNTLSNASEGVTRADPSKSRIMLVDGTSVMYRSYYKILAQLQHGQLEHADGNGDWVLTIFKALSLLLDMLEFIPSHAAVVFDHDGMTFRHMLYPAYKSNRTPTPDTIVQGMQYLKASIKAMSIKVIEVPGVEADDVIGTLAVNSVSAGYKVRIVSPDKDFFQILSPSLRLLRIAPRGSGMVSFGVEDFVKRYGALKPSQFVDVVALSGDKADNIPGVEGIGDVNAVKLITKFGSLENLLKSVDEIEDKRIKQVLISHSEQAILCKSLATLRSDLPPYMVPFKTDDLVFQKPQDDGAKFIKLLRALEAYAEGSSADPIIRKAAYLWNKLKS, encoded by the exons ATGGCCTGCTGCTGCCTtcgcgccgccgcggcgccccGCCTCCTCTTCTACCGCGCTGCCGCCTCGCTACGCCTCCCGTCGCCACTCGCTGTGTTCAGGAAG GGTTTTTCGGATCAGTCAGTTTTGCCAATCACAGATTCAGTCGAGAATTTTCAAGGACCATCAGTGCAGACTACTCCACGGATTCCATTGTATGATGACAGCATATCCTCAGGTATATCGAACACATTGTCAAATGCCAGCGAGGGTGTCACTCGTGCTGACCCTTCAAAGAGTAGGATAATGCTTGTTGATGGAACGTCAGTGATGTACAGATCGTACTACAAGATCTTAG CACAGCTGCAGCATGGCCAGTTGGAGCATGCTGATGGCAATGGGGATTGGGTTTTAACTATATTCAAAGCTCTATCCCTG CTTCTTGACATGCTGGAATTCATTCCATCTCATGCTGCG GTCGTGTTTGACCATGATG GAATGACCTTTCGCCATATGTTATATCCTGCATACAAGAGCAACCGCACCCCAACACCTGACACCATTGTCCAGGGCATGCAATACTTGAAGGCATCCATTAAGGCAATGTCAATCAAAGTAATTGAG GTTCCAGGTGTTGAAGCTGATGATGTCATTGGCACCCTGGCTGTCAACAGTGTGTCGGCAGGTTACAAA GTACGGATTGTCTCGCCTGATAAAGACTTCTTCCAAATTTTATCACCTTCTTTGCGTTTGCTTCGGATTGCTCCACGCGGTTCAGG GATGGTTTCATTTGGAGTTGAAGACTTTGTCAAGAGATATGGAGCACTGAAACCCTCGCAGTTTGTTGATGTTGTTGCACTTTCAGGAGACAAAGCTGACAATATACCAG GAGTTGAAGGGATTGGAGATGTTAATGCAGTAAAGCTGATAACTAAGTTCG GTTCCTTGGAGAATCTACTGAAATCTGTGGATGAAATTGAGGACAAACGAATTAAACAG GTTTTGATATCTCATTCAGAACAGGCAATCCTTTGCAAAAGCCTG GCCACATTGCGTTCTGATCTTCCTCCTTATATGGTTCCTTTCAAGACAGACGACCTTGTATTTCAAAAACCACAG GATGATGGAGCCaaattcataaaactcttgCGGGCTTTGGAAGCATACGCAGAAGGCTCCTCAGCAGACCCAATAATCAGAAAAGCAGCATATCTTTGGAACAAACTTAAATCATGA
- the LOC133911975 gene encoding uncharacterized protein LOC133911975 isoform X3, translating into MLVDGTSVMYRSYYKILAQLQHGQLEHADGNGDWVLTIFKALSLLLDMLEFIPSHAAVVFDHDGVPYGHYTAMPSKECHMAKGMTFRHMLYPAYKSNRTPTPDTIVQGMQYLKASIKAMSIKVIEVPGVEADDVIGTLAVNSVSAGYKVRIVSPDKDFFQILSPSLRLLRIAPRGSGMVSFGVEDFVKRYGALKPSQFVDVVALSGDKADNIPGVEGIGDVNAVKLITKFGSLENLLKSVDEIEDKRIKQVLISHSEQAILCKSLATLRSDLPPYMVPFKTDDLVFQKPQDDGAKFIKLLRALEAYAEGSSADPIIRKAAYLWNKLKS; encoded by the exons ATGCTTGTTGATGGAACGTCAGTGATGTACAGATCGTACTACAAGATCTTAG CACAGCTGCAGCATGGCCAGTTGGAGCATGCTGATGGCAATGGGGATTGGGTTTTAACTATATTCAAAGCTCTATCCCTG CTTCTTGACATGCTGGAATTCATTCCATCTCATGCTGCG GTCGTGTTTGACCATGATG GAGTTCCATATGGTCATTATACTGCCATGCCATCCAAAGAATGTCACATGGCAAAAG GAATGACCTTTCGCCATATGTTATATCCTGCATACAAGAGCAACCGCACCCCAACACCTGACACCATTGTCCAGGGCATGCAATACTTGAAGGCATCCATTAAGGCAATGTCAATCAAAGTAATTGAG GTTCCAGGTGTTGAAGCTGATGATGTCATTGGCACCCTGGCTGTCAACAGTGTGTCGGCAGGTTACAAA GTACGGATTGTCTCGCCTGATAAAGACTTCTTCCAAATTTTATCACCTTCTTTGCGTTTGCTTCGGATTGCTCCACGCGGTTCAGG GATGGTTTCATTTGGAGTTGAAGACTTTGTCAAGAGATATGGAGCACTGAAACCCTCGCAGTTTGTTGATGTTGTTGCACTTTCAGGAGACAAAGCTGACAATATACCAG GAGTTGAAGGGATTGGAGATGTTAATGCAGTAAAGCTGATAACTAAGTTCG GTTCCTTGGAGAATCTACTGAAATCTGTGGATGAAATTGAGGACAAACGAATTAAACAG GTTTTGATATCTCATTCAGAACAGGCAATCCTTTGCAAAAGCCTG GCCACATTGCGTTCTGATCTTCCTCCTTATATGGTTCCTTTCAAGACAGACGACCTTGTATTTCAAAAACCACAG GATGATGGAGCCaaattcataaaactcttgCGGGCTTTGGAAGCATACGCAGAAGGCTCCTCAGCAGACCCAATAATCAGAAAAGCAGCATATCTTTGGAACAAACTTAAATCATGA
- the LOC133911975 gene encoding uncharacterized protein LOC133911975 isoform X1: protein MACCCLRAAAAPRLLFYRAAASLRLPSPLAVFRKGFSDQSVLPITDSVENFQGPSVQTTPRIPLYDDSISSGISNTLSNASEGVTRADPSKSRIMLVDGTSVMYRSYYKILAQLQHGQLEHADGNGDWVLTIFKALSLLLDMLEFIPSHAAVVFDHDGVPYGHYTAMPSKECHMAKGMTFRHMLYPAYKSNRTPTPDTIVQGMQYLKASIKAMSIKVIEVPGVEADDVIGTLAVNSVSAGYKVRIVSPDKDFFQILSPSLRLLRIAPRGSGMVSFGVEDFVKRYGALKPSQFVDVVALSGDKADNIPGVEGIGDVNAVKLITKFGSLENLLKSVDEIEDKRIKQVLISHSEQAILCKSLATLRSDLPPYMVPFKTDDLVFQKPQDDGAKFIKLLRALEAYAEGSSADPIIRKAAYLWNKLKS from the exons ATGGCCTGCTGCTGCCTtcgcgccgccgcggcgccccGCCTCCTCTTCTACCGCGCTGCCGCCTCGCTACGCCTCCCGTCGCCACTCGCTGTGTTCAGGAAG GGTTTTTCGGATCAGTCAGTTTTGCCAATCACAGATTCAGTCGAGAATTTTCAAGGACCATCAGTGCAGACTACTCCACGGATTCCATTGTATGATGACAGCATATCCTCAGGTATATCGAACACATTGTCAAATGCCAGCGAGGGTGTCACTCGTGCTGACCCTTCAAAGAGTAGGATAATGCTTGTTGATGGAACGTCAGTGATGTACAGATCGTACTACAAGATCTTAG CACAGCTGCAGCATGGCCAGTTGGAGCATGCTGATGGCAATGGGGATTGGGTTTTAACTATATTCAAAGCTCTATCCCTG CTTCTTGACATGCTGGAATTCATTCCATCTCATGCTGCG GTCGTGTTTGACCATGATG GAGTTCCATATGGTCATTATACTGCCATGCCATCCAAAGAATGTCACATGGCAAAAG GAATGACCTTTCGCCATATGTTATATCCTGCATACAAGAGCAACCGCACCCCAACACCTGACACCATTGTCCAGGGCATGCAATACTTGAAGGCATCCATTAAGGCAATGTCAATCAAAGTAATTGAG GTTCCAGGTGTTGAAGCTGATGATGTCATTGGCACCCTGGCTGTCAACAGTGTGTCGGCAGGTTACAAA GTACGGATTGTCTCGCCTGATAAAGACTTCTTCCAAATTTTATCACCTTCTTTGCGTTTGCTTCGGATTGCTCCACGCGGTTCAGG GATGGTTTCATTTGGAGTTGAAGACTTTGTCAAGAGATATGGAGCACTGAAACCCTCGCAGTTTGTTGATGTTGTTGCACTTTCAGGAGACAAAGCTGACAATATACCAG GAGTTGAAGGGATTGGAGATGTTAATGCAGTAAAGCTGATAACTAAGTTCG GTTCCTTGGAGAATCTACTGAAATCTGTGGATGAAATTGAGGACAAACGAATTAAACAG GTTTTGATATCTCATTCAGAACAGGCAATCCTTTGCAAAAGCCTG GCCACATTGCGTTCTGATCTTCCTCCTTATATGGTTCCTTTCAAGACAGACGACCTTGTATTTCAAAAACCACAG GATGATGGAGCCaaattcataaaactcttgCGGGCTTTGGAAGCATACGCAGAAGGCTCCTCAGCAGACCCAATAATCAGAAAAGCAGCATATCTTTGGAACAAACTTAAATCATGA
- the LOC133911976 gene encoding glucan endo-1,3-beta-glucosidase 7-like, translated as MGIGRWQGAAVILGLLQVLLLFHLATSQSFIGVNYGTIADNLPPPASTASLLMSTSFGKLRLYEPQPDLIAALAGSNISILLGVPNGDVPNLASSPAAAASWAAANIPTTVPVSAISVGNELLNSGDPTLAPQLLPAMQNLLAALPSGSTTKISTVHSMAVLSSSDPPSSGAFHPDLAGSLDPVLDFLHQNGAPFMINPYPYFAYTSDTRPETLAFCLFQPNPGRVDAVSGLTYMNMFDAQLDAIRAALDAKGYSDVDIVIAETGWPYKGDADEAGATVDNAKAYNGNLVAHLKSQVGTPRTPGKSVDTYIFALYDEDLKPGPVSERSFGLYQTDLTSNYDIGLVKGGSTAAPASLTPAPAQGIPRPSKGATPTGFCVTTAGVPGSTQGQQVPQSSSCYIPAGAMSRRADAGTWQLVWFGVLLCVAMVAGK; from the exons ATGGGGATCGGGAGGTGGCAGGGTGCTGCTGTGATCCTTGGGCTCCTGCaagtcctcctcctcttccacttGGCAA CGTCGCAGTCGTTCATCGGCGTCAACTACGGGACAATCGCCGACAAcctgccgccgccggcgtcgacgGCCAGCCTCCTCATGTCGACGTCCTTCGGCAAGCTCCGCCTCTACGAGCCCCAGCCGGACCTCATCGCCGCGCTCGCGGGCTCCAACATCTCTATCCTCCTCGGCGTGCCCAACGGCGACGTCCCGAACCTCGCGTCTtccccggccgccgcggcgtccTGGGCCGCCGCGAACATCCCCACCACGGTGCCCGTCTCCGCCATCTCCGTTGGCAACGAGCTGCTCAACTCCGGCGACCCCACCCTCGCGCCCCAGCTCCTCCCCGCCATGCAGAACCTCCTCGCTGCGCTCCCTTCTGGCTCAACCACCAAG ATCTCCACCGTTCATTCCATGGCCGTGCTCTCGTCGTCGGACCCGCCGTCCTCTGGCGCGTTCCACCCGGACCTCGCCGGCAGCCTCGACCCGGTGCTGGACTTCCTGCACCAGAACGGCGCACCGTTCATGATCAACCCGTACCCCTACTTCGCGTACACCTCCGACACGCGGCCGGAGACGCTGGCGTTCTGCCTGTTCCAGCCCAACCCGGGCCGCGTCGACGCCGTGTCCGGGCTCACCTACATGAACATGTTCGACGCGCAGCTCGACGCCATCCGCGCGGCGCTGGACGCCAAGGGGTACAGCGACGTGGACATCGTCATCGCCGAGACCGGGTGGCCGTACAAGGGGGACGCCGACGAGGCCGGCGCCACGGTGGACAACGCCAAGGCGTACAACGGCAACCTCGTGGCGCACCTCAAGTCGCAGGTCGGCACGCCGCGGACGCCCGGAAAGTCGGTGGACACGTACATCTTCGCGCTCTACGACGAGGACCTCAAGCCCGGGCCGGTGTCGGAGCGGTCGTTCGGTCTGTACCAGACTGACCTGACGTCGAACTACGACATCGGGCTCGTGAAAGGTGGCAGCACGGCGGCTCCGGCCAGTTTAACTCCAGCTCCGGCACAG GGTATACCACGGCCGAGCAAGGGGGCGACGCCGACGGGGTTCTGCGTGACGACGGCCGGAGTGCCGGGCAGCACCCAAGGTCAACAGGTGCCGCAGAGCAGCTCGTGCTACATCCCGGCAGGAGCCATGTCGCGGCGAGCTGACGCCGGCACATGGCAGCTTGTTTGGTTTGGTGTTTTGCTGTGCGTGGCAATGGTAGCCGGCAAGTAG
- the LOC133911974 gene encoding coatomer subunit gamma-1: protein MPRSLVGGDLAGPEMAQPYMKKEDDDGEVEYSPFFGIEKGAVLQEARAFHNPQLDARRCSQVITKLLYLLNQGETFTKVEATEVFFAVTKLFQSSDAGLRRLVYLMIKELSPSSDEVIIVTSSLMKDMNSKTDMYRANAIRVLCRIIDGTLLTQIERYLKQAIVDKNPVVASAALVSGIHLVQANPEIVKRWSNEVQEAVQSRAALVQFHGLALLHQIKQNDRLAISKLVSSLTRGSVRSPLAQCLLIRYTSQVIRESSMNTQNGDLPFFDFLESCLRHKAEMVILEAARKITELDVTSRQLAPAITVLQLFLSSSKPVLRFAAVRTLNKVAMTRPLAVTNCNVDLESLMSDQNRSIATLAITTLLKTGNESSVDRLVKQITSFMSDIADEFKIVVVEAIRSLCLKFPLKHRSMLNFLSNSLREEGAFEYKKAIVDSIVTLISEIPDAKEIGLLHLCEFIEDCEFTYLSSQILHFLGNEGPRTSDPSKYIRYIYNRVILENATVRASAVSTLAKFGALVDTLKPQIFVLLRRCLFDTEDEVRDRATLYLQTLGGEIAVGNNEKDVKDFLFGSFDVPLANLEASLKTYDPSEEPFDISLVSREIKSQPLQEKKAPGKKPPAAAAPAPVSAVNSYQKMLSSIPEFSGFGRLFKSSEPVELTEAGIEYAVNVVKHIYDSYVVLQYTCANTIEQQLLEDVTVHVDASDAEEFSEICSKPLTSLPYNSPGHIFVAFKKPERVSAIGKFSNVLKFIVKEVDTSTGEADEDGVEDEYEIEDLEIVSADYMLRVAVSNFRNAWENMDPESERVDEYGLGVRESLAEAVSAVINILGMQPCEGTEVVPRNARSHTCLLSGVFISDVKVLVRLSFGLSGPNEVAMKLAVRSDDPEVSDKIHEIVASG from the exons ATGCCTCGCTCCCTCGTTGGCGGTGACCTCGCCGGACCGGAGATGGCGCAGCCGTACATGAAGAAGGAAGACGACGACGGAGAGG TCGAGTACTCGCCATTCTTTGGGATCGAAAAGGGGGCTGTTCTGCAGGAGGCGCGGGCTTTCCATAATCCGCAGCTTGATGCCAGGCGGTGCTCGCAA GTCATCACCAAGTTATTATATTTACTTAATCAAGGAGAGACATTTACGAAG GTTGAGGCCACAGAAGTCTTCTTTGCTGTAACAAAGTTATTTCAGTCCAGTGATGCTGGTCTTAGGAGATTGGTGTACTTAATGATCAAAGAGCTATCTCCTTCATCAGATGAG GTCATCATAGTCACAAGCTCATTGATGAAAGATATGAACAGCAAGACAGATATGTACCGTGCCAATGCTATTAGAGTTCTTTGTAGAATAATCGACGGCACCCTACTAACTCAAATTGAGAGATACTTGAAGCAAGCTATTGTTGACAAAAACCCAGTGGTAGCTAGTGCTGCTCTTGTTAGTGGCATCCACCTGGTTCAG GCAAACCCAGAAATTGTGAAAAGATGGAGTAATGAAGTCCAGGAGGCTGTTCAATCAAGAGCTGCGCTTGTCCAGTTTCATGGTCTTGCTCTTCTTCACCAG ATCAAACAGAACGATCGTTTGGCTATTAGCAAGCTGGTTTCTAGTTTGACAAGGGGATCTGTACGTTCTCCTCTTGCACAATGTCTTCTGATTCGTTACACAAGCCAG GTTATACGTGAGTCAAGCATGAACACACAAAATGGTGACCTCCCATTTTTCGATTTTTTGGAATCATGTCTCAGACATAAAGCAGAAATGGTGATTTTAGAGGCTGCACGGAAAATAACAGAGCTGGATGTTACAAGTCGTCAATTGGCACCGGCAATTACTGTGTTACAGTTATTTTTGAGTTCATCCAAACCTGTGCTTCGATTTGCTGCTGTCCGGACACTCAATAAG GTTGCTATGACACGCCCTCTTGCAGTGACAAACTGCAACGTGGACTTGGAAAGTCTAATGTCAGACCAGAACAGGAGTATAGCTACCCTGGCAATCACTACACTTCTTAAAACTGGCAATGAATCAAGTGTGGATCGCCTCGTGAAACAAATTACCAGTTTCATGTCTGACATAGCAGATGAATTCAAGATAGTTGTTGTCGAAGCTATTCGATCTCTGTGCCTGAAGTTCCCACTGAAGCATCGCTCAAT GTTGAATTTTTTGAGTAACAGTCTGAGAGAAGAAGGGGCCTTTGAGTATAAGAAGGCCATAGTAGATTCCATAGTTACTCTGATCAGTGAGATACCAGATGCCAAAGAAATTGGCCTGCTGCATCTCTGTGAATTCATTGAGGACTGTGAATTCACATATCTTTCTAGTCAG ATATTGCACTTCTTGGGAAATGAAGGGCCAAGGACATCAGATCCAAGCAAGTACATTCGCTACATCTACAACCGTGTGATATTGGAAAATGCCACTGTTCGTGCTAGTGCTGTCAGCACGCTGGCAAAGTTTGGTGCCCTGGTCGATACACTCAAG CCTCAAATCTTCGTTCTTTTGAGACGATGTTTGTTTGATACTGAAGATGAG GTTCGTGATCGTGCTACACTTTATCTCCAAACTCTTGGCGGTGAAATTGCCGTAGGTAACAATGAGAAGGATGTGAAGGATTTCCTATTTGGATCTTTTGATGTGCCACTTGCTAACTTGGAAGCAAGCCTAAAAACCTAT GATCCATCGGAGGAGCCTTTTGACATTTCTTTGGTGTCAAGAGAAATCAAGTCGCAGCCACTTCAAGAGAAGAAGGCCCCTGGGAAGAAgccacctgctgctgctgcccctgCACCTGTTTCAGCTGTTAATTCTTATCAGAAGATGCTTTCATCCATTCCTGAGTTCTCTGGGTTTGGAAGACTCTTCAAG TCCTCTGAACCTGTGGAGCTGACAGAGGCAGGGATCGAGTATGCTGTTAATGTGGTTAAGCACATTTATGACAGTTATGTTGTATTGCAGTACACTTGTGCAAACACTATAGAACAGCAACTGCTAGAAGAT GTTACTGTTCACGTTGATGCCTCGGATGCTGAGGAGTTTTCAGAAATTTGTTCAAAACCTCTGACAAGCTTGCCCTATAATTCACCTGGGCATATTTTCGTTGCTTTCAAAAAGCCAGAACGTGTTTCTGCTATTGGGAAATTTTCAAATGTATTGAAGTTTATTGTGAAAGAG GTTGACACATCTACAGGGGAagctgatgaagatggtgtggaGGATGAATACGAGATAGAGGACCTTGAAATTGTTTCAGCTGACTATATGCTGAGGGTTGCTGTCTCCAACTTCAGGAATGCCTGGGAAAATATGGACCCAGAAAGTGAGCGTGTTGATGAGTATGGACTTGGGGTTAGAGAGAGCTTGGCTGAGGCCGTGAGTGCTGTCATTAATATACTTGGGATGCAGCCGTGTGAG GGCACTGAAGTTGTACCAAGAAATGCAAGATCGCACACCTGCCTGCTATCTGGTGTGTTTATCAGCGATGTGAAGGTTCTAGTCAGGTTGTCATTCGGACTCAGTGGGCCCAACGAAGTGGCGATGAAGCTCGCTGTCAGATCAGATGACCCTGAAGTCAGTGACAAGATCCACGAGATTGTTGCGAGTGGCTAA